In Bradyrhizobium symbiodeficiens, the genomic stretch TGCCATCTAAGAGTCCATCGGCTTTGAGTTGCTCTGGGCCAATGAGTCTGCTGCCAAACTCTTGGCCATGCTCGACGCAAAGAGGGTACTGACGGATCTTCTCGACGCTTCTTCGTTCTGCCCCGTGAACAGCATCCATGCATGAACTAACATGGCTTGCGCGAGAATCTGGTCGGAAACGCCCTTATTTCGCGCTTGGGTTTTGGCGAGCTGGATGAACTCACGTGCCCAAAACAAATGCTCTCTCGTTGAGCCAATTCGATTTGTTGAGTCGTATTCCTGCTTGATCATTGGGGCCATTCCTACGTTGATCGCCAGCGCCGTCGATGTCGATGTCGACGTCGATGCGCTCAATTCAGCGCGTGCCCGCCGAAGTTGGAAGCTTGCATCCTCTGGGCGGCGACAACAACCTCAAGCCGATTGCGGGCATTCATCTTCTGCATGAGGATCGTCATATAGTGTTTTACGGTTTTGTCGCTCAGCTTAAGGCGCGCCGCAATTTCCTTGTTCGTACTGCCGCGTACCAAAAGCCGGACTATCTGCTCTTCACGGATGCTAAGGTTGATGATGGCTGCAGCCTTGCGCCGAAGCGTTTCGTCCCGCAATCCCGCGATGACCTGGCTGGCAAAGCTCCGGGTGATGTAGTTTTCACCCCGTGCGACAGCTTCGATGGCCTCGATCAGCTCACTGGACTGAGCTGCCTTCAAGACAAATCCAACGGCGCCTGCGTCCAGCGCTCGGATCGCAGTTGCAACCCCGGCCGCAAATGTGAAGGCCACAACCTTCACAGTAGGCACGCTGCCGATTACGTTGGTGATCGCCTCAAAGGCGTTGCCGGGCATACCGACTTCAATAATCAAGACGTCCGGCCGGCAACGAGTCGCGAGCTGGAGAACATCCGAGACGGCCGCTCCGGTGCCCAGCACCTCCAAATTGGTGTTGCGGCCAATGACGCCGACAATCGCTTCCAACGTAATCGGATGATGATCAACGATGCCTACTGAAATGCGACGCATCGACCACTCCATTTAAGAAATGGATCTAAATTTAAAATGGGGTAATTAGGTAAATGAATTTAGATCGAATGTAAACGGCCCATTATCGGCTAGGTTGTCGCACCGACAAGCGCCAGTATCCCGACGAATTGGTTTTCGCCGTGATACACACCAACAACATGATCGAGGATCTGAAAAAGCTCTATTACTCTCGCTTCAAGAGCGACGGTGAATGAGGCTGGCCCGTCTGCTACTCGGCCGGTTTTGCTTCCGGGTAAGCTTACGCCTCGCAATGGCGGGCCACACGATCCGCGGGCTCGGAGATCACCCGCCGCCGAACTTCCCGCTCCATCACTTCTAACGATCAAGGTCCGCCGGTTCACGCTGGCGGGCCTTTAGCACTAGGACTGAGGCCGTGAAGCGCGGGACTGATCCGAGCCCAGCGCCTGCCACGGTAAAGCCCAACTGCGTAGCAAGGCTCTCAGCGGCGATCGAAGCCCGGTCGCTTAATCTCCAAGTCTCAACTCCCGCCGGCTCGTAAGGTCGGCGGGATTTTTGTTTGGCGAAAGAGGACTATCGTTCTGCGCCAGCTCTTCAACGAGCATCAACAGGGCTCGGCGCTTTCCACGGCTCTTGATCTCTTTAAAGGCATTCACCAAGCACATCACTTCGCGATCATTCTCGGAAAAAGTCATTTGCGACTCCGGACCGACAGCCGCAGCAGGGGGACTGCTGCGGCCTCATTGTCGAAAAAATCCGGGTGAAAAATCTAAGTGAACTATGAGCCAGCCCCGGCAGCGTTTTTTAGAACGCAAACTTGCGTGCCGGCAAACTGTTTATTTTAGCAAGCGATCAAAACTAATTCGGCTGCTTAACGTACGTGGTTGATATCGGAAAATCTCGAAGGATGGCCTGGCCGTGGCGCCAAACGACGAAGGCCGCAGCAGTTCCCCTGCTGCGGCCTCATTGTCAAAATATCCGGGTGGAAACGATCTAAGTGAAATATGTAGCCAGCCCCGGTGAGCGGCAACATACCGCACCCGTGCCGACGCACAATGTAATCTAAGTCACACTTTGAAATCGTATTTAACGTGTGAGGGAGGCCCGCCGGGGCTGGCTGTGCTGGCGGGCCTCACCTCTGAGCAGAGCCGCGTATGTCCCCCACGGCCCGTCCCAGCCCAATTTCCTCGTTTCCGATTAATATAATTTAAATCTGGCGATGGATGACTGCGACGGCCTTTTCGGGCTTTCCTGTTAATTTTACGACTGACATTAATCGGAGGCTGCTCAATAATGAGAAACGATAAGCCCCGGCAGTGGACAGAAGCCGAAATGCGATTGCTGGTTAAAATGACGAGCCAAGGCGCCCGGCCGGCAGAGATCGCCAGTGTGCTGGAGAGATATCTAGCGTCAGTAAGACGTGTTGCACGGGATTTGGGGCTCGTGCTGCGAGGATGAACGAATGCCTTGTGGGCCTCGGGTTTGCCCCGAGGAACTTGCTGCTCGCAGATGATATAAGTTTCCTTGCAATGTTCGAACGACTGCGAACAGTGGAGAACAATATACTGGCGGAAGGGGTGGGATTCGAACCCACGGTACCCTTGCGGGCACGCCGGTTTTCAAGACCGGTGCCTTAAACCACTCGGCCACCCTTCCAAGCCTTGAAATTGTTTAGCTTTTCGTCGCGTTGCAGAGAACGTTTTGTGGACTCTGCTACCGCTTCGCTACCCAACGTCGTCGGTTTGCTTGTTTATGGCGGCTTGCTTGGTCACGTCAACCGGCCCACCGCCGAACTTCCAGGTTCCACCCCCCTCTACTGGCAGAACGCGATGAACCACGAAATGCGCAGTGCCGCGGAAGATTGTGCCGAGCCTTGGCAATGCGATATCGATTTCATACGACCCTCCTATCAATCGTTTGGTGTGGTGACCTGAGTATCCGCCTCTTTCTGAGCTTTAATTTTCTGGCTCTCCTCGTCCGTCGAATCGAATATGTCGACATCTAGCGCTTCGGGCCTGTTATCCCACCGACCTTCAAAGCGCGGACCCTCCCCCGACTTCGGCAGCTTAAAGATCGTCAAGCGTCCAGAGGTGGAACTTTAGCGAATCGTTGACATTGTCTTGCCATCGTCAAAGCACACGTATTCACCAAGTTGATCCCATCAGGTGGTTCATGGCCAGAACGATACAGATCAACATTGCGCTATGGGGAATGATCATCTGCGCGGCCGTCAAGCTAGCGCAGATTTGGTTCTAAAGCCGGCGTTTGTTTTTATCCAAAGAGCCATTGCACCATCTTCCAGACTACCCAGCCGATCGCGCTGATCCATCCTAGCATTGCTACGGCGACTGCGACGGCCCAAATGATCTGGACATGCCAGCGGCGACCGTTTCTGCGCCTCTGCTCAATGTTCACCGCCTCCGCGTGACGCAACCCGTCCTCGCCTGTTCGCGTGCTCTCACCAGGCTTAAATTCATTCGCCATTGTGATCGTTGGGAACCCAATTACCGGTCGGTTGAGCGACGTCACTAACTTACCGATGCGTTTGGCCGAAGGTTCGGGACGGGTAAGGTCGGGACCCGTTGATCCCCCTCGGGCGTAGCACTCGCACGTTAGAGCGTCGAAGTTCAGTCTCGAGTTCAGTCACCGCGACCTCAAGGCGCAAGTTCCGAAGCTCGTCCATAGTCTTACGAATTTCTTCTTCCGACAGTCGCGCGGGCTTTGAAAAAAAGGGTAGCCACATGAAATCGCCCTCTCTCTCTCGAAAGACGCCGAGTGGCTCATTTGGTTGCTCTCAGGTCGAAAAAAAATGCGGAACCTGGAAACTAGATTTTGGACTTGGGGTCCGCAAACGGTCTCTGACGGAATTGACTACTTCGACCGGCCTGGCCAGTTGATTGGCGACGCAAAGAGATCCCGGCGATCAATCTCGCAGCGGATTTCCTCGGCTCGCTGTTTGGCCGCTTCACCTAGGAAATGGTATCTATCGTTGTTGATGTCGGCCTCGACCTGCTGCCTGATGTTCTCGTAGAGATGCAGAAGGCTGGCATCGCTCAACTTGTCAAAACTCATTTTGGCAATCCGCGCGCGCGGGTGTGTTATGGCGAATTTGAAATGGTTGGTCGGGTTCTGCTCGATAGCTGTTAGATGAGTCTCTTCAGCGGCTCGGCCGGATCTTCCTCTTTCTGTGCTGTCTCCTCGACAAGCAACACAACCGCGCGGCGCTTGCCTCGATCCGTCCTTCTTGCGCACTGCTCTGCTTTTAAGAGCCAAAGCCGGCGAGCCGAATATGATGGCTCACCGGCTTCGTTGGGGTAGGCCCGGGCGGGGTAATCGGGGGCAATGTCCGGTGAATCCAACCGTACCCTGTGTTGCTATCAGTGCAACCGAAGTCCGAAATTAAGCTTGAGCGGTAGGGTAAATGGAGCCAGCTTTAGAAGCAGGACAGGCGAGCAGCAGGGTTCAATTGTTGTCGGTACTAGCGGTTGAGCCAGAGCGCTGGATGAAGTCGAGCAACGTCGAGAGACCATCAGACAGCAAGGAGCTCACGCCGACCCGAAGTGACGATGTCAAAATACCATCGATTTTCAAGCCAACGCGCCCCATCACTGCCGTCCATGATTAGGGTCGCCTACCCAATGATGCCGAGGTGGAATTCCGCGGTGAGTGAGGAAGTTGCGCAAGACTATGATGTCGGTCGCGTGAGCATTGGTTTTGTAGCGCGCGAACCAGTTTAGAATTGCATCCCCAGGAAATGCGCTGCTGTAGGCTTTGCGAGTAGAGTCAAAGCTGATGTTTCTCTCGTCGCTGGGTTTCGCTAGCGGAAACGAGGACGGCTTCAGGCACGCGCCAATTGCGAACATAGCGTAGTGGAAGCATTCGAAAGCGGAGAAGGCGCTGCTTGCAAATCCGAACAAATCGCGTTCTTGCTCGTATCGTTTCGGAAAAGCAGGTCCGGCTCCATCGGTGGCAAGCGATGTAGTGAATGAGTGATCGCATTTAGTGAGCGCCAGATGCCGGTTAGGAAGCGCACTCCATGCGCTGACAAAATGCGAATGGGCAACGTCACTAGCTCTAGAGACGAGCAAGTGAGCTATTTTCTCATAATCTTGAGAGGGGAAATCTAGCGCTGGAACGACGCCGGCTAGGATAATTGCGCCTGCCACTGATGATGCTCCCCTGGGCCCTGACATTCAATCGGAACCGAAGCGGGAGAGCAAGCCAAACTGCACCACACGTTCTCGCATTTAGCTGTGGAGTGTCGCGCCACTGCCCCTTTGCTGGCGCGACTCAGGCGCTTCCTCGAGCGGCGCAAATCTGCGCGCTGTGGAGGCGAGGATGTCCCGTGTCCAAGCATATCGATCGCATGAGGAGCGTCGTGCGGTCAGACGGAAGTGGATGAACGTGCCTCCGGGCACGACGCCAGAGCTTGCTGACGAATTTATCCGGAGGCTAACTGCTGGGACACGCTGCAAAAGATCACGTCGGGCGACAAGAGATGCGGCCCCGCAATCGTTACCCACAGCGCTTCAAGAAGCATTGCGAACTTCATCCATGGTGGGCTGCTACTGCGATGCGCCTGGCGACGGCAACCGCCAAAGCTGCCGACGTCCTAAAATCTCCCAAGCTATACAGGAAGTTTTGCAAGCATGGCCACTCGATGGACCGCGCCTATGTCTACTTCAGGTATGGCTACAGGTGCAGGAGATGTCGGCTTCGCGATCGGCGCAGCAATGCTGAGGCTGGCGTTCTTGAGCCCGGTCAGATTGAGAGAGCCTCAATCGCCTTGCGAAACGGAGCGACGATAAATCAGATCATTCACGGCCTTGCACCAGGAGGCAGACCTTACGACCAGACATTGATACTGATCCACCCATCTGTGTTCTATCGATATCGTCGTGCAAATCCCGAGTTCAATCGATTTGTGCTTGACGCGATCGACAGCAGGATTTGCCTGCGCGATCCAATCTCGCTAATCGCCTCCGGCACGCTTTCACTCGTCGAAAGAAAGCAACCGATCATCCTCGGGCAGAGCAGCGAACACCGAGTAAATCAGTGCGCCCGAGCCTAAAACGAGTAGCAGAACGACTGCAGCCAACCACCACCACATGGCTGCTAGCGGCCTTTCCGGTCGGAGTTTGACGCTACACCATCCTTTTGAGCCAGCTCCTCAAGGAGCATCACGAGCGCGCGACGCGTGCCTCGGCTCTTGATCTCTTTGAAAGCACTCACGATGCGAAGCGTGTCGCGATCGTTGCTAGAAAAATCCATGGGCGCTTCCCAGCGAGCGTAGGTCGCAGCAGGGGACTGCTGCGACCCAGCGCGGTCAAAAAAGCCGGGTGAAATAATCTAAGTAAACTATGTAGCCAGCCCCGGTGGAGGCACCATACCGGGCATTTGAGCAACGGCAATATAATCTAATTTACAAAGCAATTAGTTATTAATCTGAACCATGTGTACTGAGGGAGAGCGCCGCCGGGGCTGGCTAGCTGGCGGGCTCTCACCCCGAGCACAAGGCCGCGTATGTCCCCCGTCCCAATAAACACGCTACGCAGCCGCCGCTAACAAAGTGTAAACCTAGTTCCATTCATATTCCTCGGTCGCAATGGTGAACTCACTGCGACTTTTCGGCTGGAAGCCCGCTAGCTAAGGCGCATGGCGGGCTTTCTTCCTTTTCGAGACCAGTCTGATTAATTCAATAAAGCATTGCAGCGATGAAGAGAAACGACAAACCCAAAGAATGGACCGATGCAAAGGTGCAAATCTTACTCGCCCTTTCGCGCGCAGGCGCAGGCGCGGTCCAAATTGCGAGTGCGCTGGAAAGGTATGTCCCATCGGTGAAGCGTGTAGCGGAAAACTCGGCCTCCTACTTCGGGGTTAATGGGCTGCCGGTTTAAGGCGGCGGGCCGAGCACTCCCGGCGCTCTAATCCGCAATTGGATCGGCTGCCGGGAGCATTGGGGGCTGGAAAGCGAGCGCTGCCTGTTTTCCCGAAAGCAACAATGCGTAGAAACCCTGGTCCGGTAATTATCCGGATTCAGGGTGTTCTACTGTGAGAACACCGACGCGATTTAAGGACCGCCTGATTTCAAGTTGTCGGGAATGCCGCAGTGGGGCTGGAACCACGCTGCGGCTTTTCCCTGAGAAATCAATTACAACACACCTCGGTGTTTTTCGTCAGACGACATTTTTGCGCAGCAATTTGGTCCCGAAGTTCATTTTGAAGCGCGGCTAGCGCGGTTGAATACGTATGCGAACGGGATCGGGTGCAATCGTCTGGATAAATTGCCTTCTGGGCCTCGGGTTTGTTCCGAGGGAGCTTGGGCCCGCTCGCGGATGATGTAGGTTCCCATGCAAGTCCCTAACGATTCGGGGGGTGCCGTGAGTATTGTCTTACTCGCACTCGCAGCGTGCATTGTTGGTGTTCTTCTCCTACTGGCTTTCCGCCGATAGGGCCGACTGTGGACGCAAGAGTTGCCACGAATCCTCAGCCCAGCACCGAATTAGGTTTTTCGGCCGGTTGTTTTTGACTGTGCGCGGTTGAACGCGTTCAACTCCACGGCTGGAGACGAACGTGATCACTTGGCTGCTAGTAATCGTAATCGCGCTCAGCGTTGCAATCCTGATTGCCCACGCGATTGACGCCATACGTTCCTGAAGCGCGAGTTCCTGCTTGTCGTGGGTGTGGACGAACACCTAGTCGGCCCGATCTTTACTAAAGCTCAGCGTCGCCACGAGGACGATGGCCAACAGGAGCCACCCGGCAATATCGATAGCGGTCATGAGCCGCTCCCGCATTTTAGCTGGGCGAAGGCCGTTGCTACCGGATTTGCTACCCAACTGGTTGGGACGGCGCAGGATAGACGGAGACGAAAGCGCCTCGTGATTGCGGAAAGCCCTACGATCTAAGGCCGTAACGGCATCCCGCGGTATGTGCCGGGACGGCCGTTCCTGAATTTCAAGACCGGTGCCTTAAACCACTCGGCCACCCTTCCAAGCCCAGAATGGCTGTCGCTTAACGCAGGCCGTCCTGGAAGGCAACGCGAAGTTTGGCCTTGGCGCCCCATCGGATCGTCGCTTCGCCGCCAAACCGAACGTGCCTACTGGTTGACCAGGATCAATCGACTTCCGCCGGTCGTCGCTAGCGTTGGCTGGCGCCTTCGACGGAGGATCAATATGAGGCTGAAGCGAATTGTGTTGGCCGTTGCGCTTTTGGCTGGATTTGCGACACCCGCACTGGCGCAGTCGTTTCCGCGTCCGGTCCTCCAATTTAACGGGCAGTTGGTTTTTGGACCCACGCTCATCGTCGGGCTGAAGGTGGTCAACTGGAGCGATTATTCGCCCGCCTTGTTCGCAGATTCGCCAAAGCTGCCGCCGTGTGGGCTCACTCCCTCTGTGTCTCGCACTTGGGTCGACATCTACAACGCCAGAGGCCAGAGGCTCTACGGATTCTGCGACCTCGCCGAACCGGCCAATCTCTCGCAGCTCTTTTTCTCGGTTCCCGTCACCCAGCGGCCAAGGGCGGTTTACATCACCCTCATCGACCGGTTGCGGCGCCGCATAGTCGTGTCGAACAGGGTGGCGATTCCGTAAGTCGTGCAAAACAAAACGCGGCGCCCCTTGAGGGCGCCGCGTCAAATCCGTTTCTGACGATGTCCGCTCAGTAGCCGCAGCTCGCGCAGCCCATCTGAACCGGCGCGTAATACGAATACCCCGGCGAGACCATCTCGACGCGCTGGCGGGTGGCGTATTGCGGCGGGATGCGCTGGTACTGGACGGACGGCGGCGCGACCATCACGGTCTGCGGCACCATCACGGTGCGGTACTGCGCCGGCGTGCGGTGCGCGACGGTTGCGCCCGGCGACACCATCACGGTCTCGTCGACCGTGCGGTATTGCGGCTGCACGTATTGCTGCTGGTAGCAGGTCTGGCACGGCGGCGGTGCGTAGCAATTGTAGCAGCCGGCGGAGGCCGCGCTTGTCATGGACATCACGGCGACGGCGGTGGAGAAAACAACGGCGAGAGTACGAGACATTATGCAGCGCCCCAGTTGCCCGAAATGGATTTGCGAAGGTGGCCGCATCATACGCCGCAAAATTTTGGGCTGCTGAAGTTCGTCGAGGCATCCTTAATACGAAAGGCCGGCTTTCGCCGGCCGTTCAGAACTTGTTGACCATGCGCGCGAGGCGCGAGTGATGCAGCGCTCAGTTAGAGCGACGCTTCACCTCGCGCACCGCACCGCGCGCGGCGCTGGTGGTGAGCGCGGCATAGGCCTGCAGCGCGGTCGAGACGTTGCGCTTGCGGCCCACAGCCTGCCAGGCGGCATCGCCCTTCGCCTCCTCCGCGGCGCGACGCTTGGCGAGCTCCTCGTCGGAGACCTCGAGCGTGATGCTGCGGTTCGGGATGTCGATCGCGATACGATCGCCGGTCCGCACCAAGCCGATGTTGCCGCCTTCGGCCGCTTCCGGCGACAGATGGCCGATCGACAGGCCCGAGGAGCCGCCGGAGAAGCGCCCATCGGTGACGAGCGCACAGGCTTTGCCGAGGCCCATCGATTTCAGGTAGCTGGTCGGATACAGCATCTCCTGCATGCCGGGGCCGCCGCGCGGGCCTTCGTAGATGATGACCACGATTTCGCCGGCTGTGACCTTGCCGCCGAGGATGCCTTCAACGGCGGCGTCCTGGCTTTCGAACACGCGCGCGGGGCCGGAGAACGTCAGGATCGAAGCGTCGACGCCTGCGGTCTTCACGATGCAGCCGTCCTGCGCGAGGTTGCCGTAGAG encodes the following:
- a CDS encoding LuxR C-terminal-related transcriptional regulator: MRRISVGIVDHHPITLEAIVGVIGRNTNLEVLGTGAAVSDVLQLATRCRPDVLIIEVGMPGNAFEAITNVIGSVPTVKVVAFTFAAGVATAIRALDAGAVGFVLKAAQSSELIEAIEAVARGENYITRSFASQVIAGLRDETLRRKAAAIINLSIREEQIVRLLVRGSTNKEIAARLKLSDKTVKHYMTILMQKMNARNRLEVVVAAQRMQASNFGGHALN